A window of Drosophila santomea strain STO CAGO 1482 chromosome X, Prin_Dsan_1.1, whole genome shotgun sequence genomic DNA:
CGTCCTCCAGGATAAACTAAGTGGCCAAAGAGTATTGCATTAGAAACTTCTCTTTGGTGTGGACAAAAAGATTGAACTCACGTTCAAGAACTTCTGAATCTGTGCCTTGGCCTTCTCCTGACCGTGTCGATCTGTTTTCAGAAAAAAGAACTTAAAGTTCGTGGGCAGATCGATGGCCTTCAGGTTGGAGCTCACGTGCCTCAGTTTCCGTTGCAGCTCCTgcagcaaaaaccaaaacgtTAGTAAGGGAGAACTATAGAATCTTAAAGGAAATACACACATGCACTTGATTTAGGGAGCGCATTACTACCCAACCACTGGAAATGCCCGACGGTCGCTTGCGTAGATTGGCATGGCCGCTGTCACCGTTTTTGGATGAAGTCGGTTGTACTGGCGCATTGATATCCTCGTCCACATGCACCAAGATCATGAACTGCAACGACTCTTTCTCATCGGAGACCTAAACAATGGAAGGCCAGTTAAAAACTACGAATAAATCCGAGCAGTAGCTGAGCACTGACCTCTACACTTTGGATGGTGGCCTTCCACTTGCCCAGATGCTCCGTCCAGGCGTCCGTGCGCCGCAAATGCGCCTCTGTCTGGCGCTTCTCGCTCTTCAGCCACTCCATCTCCTTTTCGAGAATCGACAGCACCTTGGACTCCGGCTTCACCGAGTATTTGAGGGCGTCCAGCGCCTGGTTCTTTTTATCAATGCGTTCCTGTATTTGTTCCAATTTTCGTCGGGCATAGGATGTGTGGGCGGCCACATCGATGGCACCACCAGCTCCGCCATTTAGTCCATCCGATGCGCCCGGTTGCTCATCGGCCAGCGGCTCCTGGACATCGCCAATGTTATGACACATTAGCAGCGTGGGATCGGCAATTTCATTGGAGTCCAGCGCTTCCTTCAGCTGACGGTATTGATCGCTGAGCACAAATGGCGGATAGTACTTCTCCTCCAGCGTGCGTAGTACGTTGCGCTGAATGTCGTAGAAGATGTCCGGCTCGGCATCGCCCAGCAGAAACGTCTCGATTAGTTTGCGCTCGTGCTTGTCAATCTGGATCTCTGACTTTGGCACCCGGATGTAGGTGTAAAAGATCTCCGTGCCCAGCTGATGGCTGGCGGACTTGTGCGCGTGCTTGATCTCCTCCACGGCCAGGTAGAAACCAATCAGAGCGCTAGCCTTCAGCGGCTCCAGGAACAGGGTGAAGTAGCGCCGGCCCACGGCAGTGTTCAGGATCTCGACCAGTGTTAGGTcctgcaaataaaaattggtATAATCAGTGTTGTGGGAATGGAgaatgttgaatttaaattacaatatcACTGGAGTAGTTGCCGTTCCAGCCGAACTTGGCCAGATTCTTCTCGCACTCGCCCTTGGCCATTGTGAGTTGGCGGACATAGCGCTTCAGCCGAACGGCGGCTGTGAGCTCCGACTTCGAGAGCGAGTGATCCTCGTGATCCGGATCCAGGCCTTTGGCACGCTGCAGGTTCTGCATGGTGGTGGCATGCATCAGGTCGTTCACTATGCTCTTGCGGATGAGCGAGAGCTCCTCGAGGTTGCCCGAGTTGTTGATGATTTTGAGGAAATCCTCGAAGCTGGCTGCATACTCGTAGCTCCTCTTGCTCATGGCCGCCGCTGCCAAGCGAGTTTCAATGTTTTGGACCACCTTCTGGTTGATGTAGTCCGGTGCTGTCAGCATTTTGATCATCGGAAAGAAAACTACGCACAGATGAATGAGTAAAATGTATTGTTTAATATGCTGAATTGGTACTTACTTTTGAAGGAAAGAATCTCGCTAAGCAGCACCTTCAATGGCGGCAGGGAGTAACCGCGTGGCAGCAGGAGGATCACCATAATCTCGCATAGCTTGCGCAGGAACTCCAACTCCTTCTCTTCGTCGGCGAGGTACGAGTTTGTACTAAAAACTGGCGGCGAGTTGGTTTCAGCTCTAGAAAGAGGAAtgcaattatatattaattataaatatcaattgTAAAACAGCTGAATGCAAAGTAATCCCAGCTTTTGCCTTCCAGCTTATTAATtaccaatttaaaaatttgtgaTTGATGACTCTTCGGTGAAGCatataaattacaattaattgtGCGCACTGCATTTTTTCACGCAACGATAAAAGACAGATTATTGAGGCACTCGCATTGGAGTCCAAAGGTATACAACAAAGAGTCGAAATGTATCGTATATTATTGTATCTTATTTTATCTAATCACAATCATTTTCCCTGGATTTCTTTGTTTTAGGCGCAATACCAAAAATTTTTTAGAGATAATCCTACTTGCAACCGATATCTCTGTTAAAAATTCATTGTTTGAAAAGGTTTTTGACCTACTACTGTGCATTTAAAGCGGAATTACTAATATGTTTATCTGCATACGACAAATAACTTTTAGTGGATACTAAGCTTTGTAGTTTAAGGTACAGGACTTACGCTCTGGCCTCAGCGATGCGAATCTTCTCCAGATGCACTGTCACCCGATTGACCATGTCCACGGCTATGATCTTGGCGGCGTCCATTCGGAGGGCACGTTCGTGGATCTTCTGTATAGCGTTCCACAGATCCTCGCGCACCACATCGTTGATCAGCTTGGGCTTGGTGACCACGTAGCCCAGCCAGGGCAGCATAAAATCGCGCAGCACATATTCAATGATCTGCTGTAGCTGCAGGTCCACTGTTTTGCCGAAAATCAAGGGCAGATTCGATGGATTCTTGATGGGCTTGGGCAGATCGAAGATGTTGCTTCTGCGGGTCAATGGAGATACATAAATAgcacacatatatatagaacagatatatagatatatggAACAAAGTCCGTTACTCACTTGGTGGCATTGTAGAGCAATCGCGAGGGCACGCGACTTGGTGGCGTCGGCTCGTTGGTGGTGAATATATAATGGATATAGACGGTTCCCGCCACAGCTGTCGGCAAGATAAGGGCAATTAGATATTTGGCAATTTTAATTAGGCGCTCGTTCGGAACTGATTGCGCCCGATAAGGTGACTCATTCGCCatcattccattccattttccataCGCAAAACGCCCTGGAATGAAAGCGGAAGACTTACCCGCAAAGACCAAGACCAGAGAATAGACCACGAAGgcgaaaaacagaaagaagGTGGGATAATACCAGATGACGGCCAGCAATGTAAGCGTGATGCCCGAGACAATAATCCtccaatttaattgcaatgcACGTAGTAGTCTGTAAGGGAATTCAGGGTTAGTTCATAtcccatatacatatgtacatatttcaaCTTGGTTTTAACTCTGGACTTACCGGGTGGCCAGGAGCGTCAGGCGCTGCGTTGCCGTTACGGATGGCTCCGGTTCGATGGGAAACAGTGGCAAACGGCGATTCTCCATGGCGTCCACTGCGTGCTCCTCTGATTCCATCGGGCAATTGACTCCGCCGTTTCGGGACTTCCGAATCACTGCCTCCTCACCTTATTGCCTACTTGTCTTCTGAATATTTGATGAGTTTCGTACATTTTCGACCCGCTGACCATTAAAAATAGTTCTCAACAATTGCGTCAATTCCGCTTTGGTCTGGtgtccaccacctcctcctccttctcttGCTCCGTCACCGACGGCTTCTGCTTCTCCTTCTCCGCCGCCTCCGCTCCCGTCAACGAATGAAAAACGAACACAAATATGGTATCGTACAGTGGTGTTTTGTATCGGCTTTTGGAGAAGCGCCGTCCGCCGTATATTGAATATATGGGCAGAGAGACAGCTGGCTGGGAATCGGGAATCGGAATCACAACTGTCGGCAATATGCGCTAAATCAATACTGGGCGACGCTGTGGATCCGCAACAAGTTGATTGGATTGGCCAGCTTTATCCGGAGCGGAGTTTTCATTCGAGACGACTCAATTTGACGCGactcgtttcgtttcgtttcgtttcgttttgattCGTTTCCGAGGaaaggaaatcaaaacaagCGACTCTGATTAATGATTACACACTCCTTCGATTCTGGTTGATGTgatattattgttgttgttgttgggtgTTCTTGCtctattgttgctgttgctgtcgctgctgctgcgcagTTGGGATCGGCTTGGCCCTGATAACACGTCACGTCATGAGTCCGCCCGCTTCAATCCATTTTACGCCCGGCTATCCACTATCTTTACTGTTATGTTTATGAATTTTGCCCTTTGCTTTGCTTCTTCGCCCTGCGCGAAATGTTGTATCTCTTTCGCTCACTCCCATCTCGCCGATTAGCCAAAGGGCACGCCTATCGATGACGGATCGATAGTTGTTGTCGTTATCGACACAGCCAATGTCAAATTCAAATTGGATTTCGAAAATCCTACATCCGAAAAACATAGAAAATCATagtggaaaatgaaaatcgatagaggaaaataaataaaaataatatatatctTGATAGAAAATGGGATTTTAATGAAACATTATGCAACTGTAAGCTGCATTGCCAATAGAATATATTAATGGCTTCTTATTGGACTTTCtactcaaataaaaataaagggCTGCAAATAAAACGCGTTGTTTATCATTAGAAACTAGATATATAGAAACATATATATCTAGTAACTCTGTGCTTATGcacattattttattgtttacatGACATGGCTGTTTGCGAATCTTCAATGCTGATCAATGACAAAAACTAACTAAACTTAGTTTATTTGGGTagattttctttcttttttttggtatttcaAGTTTCGTGTTTGTGGATTCGGATGACACGCGGTGATTACGTAAGCTATTTGACTAGCCGGATTTTCCCCACAACCCAACTGACCACTCTTCATCCCAACCGACTCCCATTAAATGCCTCCTCCGCCAAATCCATTCATCCATCGTCCATAGCCTACTGTTCCTTGGCCAGACGCCGCAGGGCACGCTTCCGGGTGCCCAGGATGTTCTTCAGAACGACATTGCGTGCGAACTGCTCGCCGAACACCGCCTCCGTGAAGTGGATGACAAGCTGGAGCAGGGCGTGGGGCAGATAGCCCGCCGTCTGGGTGGCAATGCCCAGGGTGGACAGCGCCGAGCGGACATACGTTTCCGGCGAGGGAGCAAACACGCTAGCCTTTCGGATCTTCGACATGTTTGTGGCCACAAAGCCCGGCTGGACGCTCTGGATGAGGATGCCGTGCTCCTTGTACTCCGTCTGCAGGTCATCACTGAATTTGTTCACAAAGGCCTGCAAATTATGGTTATTAGCATTCGATTTCTACCACTGCTGATGACATGACTCACCTTGGTGGAACTGTACACGCTAAGCAGGGGATTGGGAATGACACCGGCGGTGGACGACAGATTAATGATCACTCCACGTCGCTGGCTAATCATGCCGGGCAGGAAAAGTGCGGTCATGTGCGTCACCGAGTGTATATTGGCAGCCACGATGTTGCGCAGAAACTTGGGATCGGCCTTGTAGCAGTCCAGGAAGTACTCAGGATGGCTGTAGCTGATGCCCACGTTGTTGACCAGCACTCCGACATTCAGGCCAGTGGTCTTTTCACGGATCTTATCATAGATCTCGGCACCGCCAGTGAAGTCCACATCGATCACACGCACCTCCACGCCGTATTTATCGCCTGAAAGTAGGCCGCAAAGTAGAGTTAGTTGACGTTGTTAACTGTCTTTCAGTGTGCGAGCTTACCAATCTCCTTGGCCACCACATTCAGTTTTTCCAGGGATCTACTAATCAGCACCAGCTTCAGACCTCGGCGGGCCAGCTGCAAgtgattaaatatttattaataacatATTCAGAATGCTTAATGTATGGAACTAACTATTATTTAAgtcttttaaaaaatgtggtatAGTTTGATTGAAAATTATACAAGGCCTGCTCATATTTACGTACTTTTGGATAGTAAATTCCTAGATAAGCAGAGTAACCCGTAGGTTGCAAGAACAGGAAGTCATTGAAGTATACTACTATGCGTGTACAAATAGAAGTTTGGAGTGAACATTGGACCATTTTGTGTGCGTTGGACGCACGCCGAATGCTAATTTGGCAGAAGCTTCGATCGTGGCCCTGTGCTCCACCCTAATAcgagtatgtacatatatacctaTAAAGCAATTGCCATTCAGGCGACACGTGCTCCCTATAGCTTCTAGTGGgtattacaaaataaaaccgGGAACCGCCTGTTCtccaaaagaaaacacaaaaaatgaaaataacaaCTGCGACTGCActttgtaaaaataaataacgaaaagtgaaaagtacGAGTGCGAAGGCAAATGCAGCAAATGTAGCGATTTGCAGTCAAGCAAACACTATTAGGGACTGTTTGCGACCGGACTGTTGACTGAAGATCGATTTCAAAGTGCAGATTCACTTGGCTAATGCATTGGCGACCGCAAAACCAATGTCCAAGTCATTGTGGGCGACACTCAATTCGGTAATTAGTAATTACTAATTGCTCATTACAACTTTTCattactatttttttgtttgtttgtttgaccCGTTTCCCGTTTTGCCATAGTCATTAGTCGAACTTGGACGGACTTTGGCTGGTGCTGGACAAGATTGGGTCACTGCATCCATGTCagctacatatgtacatacctCCTTGGCGTAGGCCTTGCCAATTCCATCGGTGGACCCGGTGACAACTGAAAAAATGAATAAGTTAGCCAAACGTTCTGTGGGTTATCAGTGGATTTGTGGGGCGTGGGGAATGCTCTTATCGGTCACAGTGAAAAAAGTGCTCAAGTCCAGGTATTCCACTGGAAACTAGTGCATACCTAAAAAAAGATCAATGTTGGCTTTCTATAGTCTCGGATATAGGCAGTTTAATCTTCCAAACAGTTTATGCAAAATTCAATAGAATATTGGAATTAAGGTGAAGAACATTTACGTTTGGTTTAGAAAAAGTGAATGTAGTGTTCTCAATATTGAAATTCCTTATAAATGTGAGGTCTTGaatctttttaattaaacttttaatCGTTAGCAAACGGACTATGGTTTTTTTCACTGTGCACTCGATACGACCCCATTTCCACTTCCTTCCGGCATGTTTTTTCCATGGCAACCGACTCACCTGCCCACTCGCCCATTTTGGCGAGATCCACGGAGGAGCCAAAGACCTTGGGGCCAACGACATTGGCATAGATCCAGGGCAGGACCTTCCGGAAGACCTGGAAGCCAACGATACCAATGGCCAGACCGCCCAGCAGGCTCAGCACTTGGGAATTGTTCTCCTCCATGGCGTTGTGGTGTATTACTCTGCTTCCTGCTACTTCTAGCACCCAATGGTATGTGGGTATATTGGTTTATAGCGCGATTGCGATCGGACGACTGCTATATGTATAGCCTGTGCCGGCTGATTAGTTTCTGATTCTACGATTTTCGAGCTGCAGTGCcgaagtggaaatggaaatgctgaCGCcgctgccttttttttttgcccctCTGCCGACTGCGCTGCCTTTTCGTACTGTATTTGTGGTGTGTCGTAGTAATTCCACACACACCCTTCCCAAATCGCCGCTGATTTTCGATTGCTCGATTTTTGTACGCGTGTTGTTCGGCTGATTTGTATTCCAAATGCGTTTTCTTGGAAAGGAGAAACTTAAGGCAGAAagggggaaaataaaaacaaatggtAAAACCGATTGAATGTCAATTGTCAACGGCACAAAAGCGAATGAACGGTTCTTTTTCGTATCCATGTGCCCCCATCAGAggggtgtttgtgtgtgcgggtgCGTCTGTGTGTATGCCCACTTATGTCATTTCATAGCGCTCACGCACACCACCAAAAATTCAAAGATAAGGGCGGCTGCAAACAGTGCCCGCAAAAATTAATCACGCCAAGAACCGTTATGCTGCAACACCCGATTTTAAACGTGGggatgaaaatgaaattttgcGCTGGTTTTTCGCTTAAGGGTTCACTGGTTCTTGGGTTTTGTTCATTTCTCTATATCCTTGTGTTcacttatgtatttattagtttatttaaaagaaaGAAGGGAATGCATATATCATACGACATCAGTGTAGGTTCTATGCTCTCACCAATACATGCGAAAATGGGGCAACCACCGAATTAGTTTCACTGATTTACTGCACATGCGCAGGAAGCAGAAAGTGCGATAAACAATTTAGTTTAGCAACTGCTACAATTAACGtcgttaaatatttttgacattGTGAGTAACGCCTGCTATGTGTGTTAACGGTAGATTGATGACAAAGTGAGACAGCAAAAGCGGCGAATCGCTTATGCGGGGAGGGTCCTTTGCCTATCGATAAGTATCGGTTTCTTATCGAATTTCGAACTTGAAGCTTAATTAGACATGTAGAATGGTAGTTTATCTGAATTTTCGCTATAGCCGCTTAACAAACAGTAAAACACTGGTATTTTTGTGCTCAATCTTCTGATTACTTTGCATGCAGAGCTAAAGGGAATTAAAGAAGCCTGCTTTGTGGCCAGAAATCCCTAGATTGCAGAGATGCCGACAGAGATGCTGGCATTTCGGAGCGGAGTCAGTGCCGAAACAAGTGTGGGTGAGGGCAGAACAGCGCCAAAGGGCcggcaaaaacaatttttatgtagttaaatatatatcagAGTCAACCGCCGATTTGAAAAGAGCTTCTTTCCTGCACAAGTGCAAGCAAAATAAGTCATTTTAATGACttacatttaaaaacaatCCCGaacattgaaatattttaagctTTAGAGGTGAGTGGCGTctgcaatttgttgtttggCGTAGAGTTCGGGTAGAGGGATTTCTTCGGATGGAATAATAGGGATGCGGATGCTGGCCATGCGCAGAGCATGCCCTGACCTACATTCCCGCTTATTGGCCATCCAAGCAGCAGTTGCAAAAGGATAAATACACACGCAACACGAGCTGGTTAATAAGCGCTT
This region includes:
- the LOC120456175 gene encoding sorting nexin-25 gives rise to the protein MESEEHAVDAMENRRLPLFPIEPEPSVTATQRLTLLATRLLRALQLNWRIIVSGITLTLLAVIWYYPTFFLFFAFVVYSLVLVFAAVAGTVYIHYIFTTNEPTPPSRVPSRLLYNATKSNIFDLPKPIKNPSNLPLIFGKTVDLQLQQIIEYVLRDFMLPWLGYVVTKPKLINDVVREDLWNAIQKIHERALRMDAAKIIAVDMVNRVTVHLEKIRIAEARAAETNSPPVFSTNSYLADEEKELEFLRKLCEIMVILLLPRGYSLPPLKVLLSEILSFKIFFPMIKMLTAPDYINQKVVQNIETRLAAAAMSKRSYEYAASFEDFLKIINNSGNLEELSLIRKSIVNDLMHATTMQNLQRAKGLDPDHEDHSLSKSELTAAVRLKRYVRQLTMAKGECEKNLAKFGWNGNYSSDIDLTLVEILNTAVGRRYFTLFLEPLKASALIGFYLAVEEIKHAHKSASHQLGTEIFYTYIRVPKSEIQIDKHERKLIETFLLGDAEPDIFYDIQRNVLRTLEEKYYPPFVLSDQYRQLKEALDSNEIADPTLLMCHNIGDVQEPLADEQPGASDGLNGGAGGAIDVAAHTSYARRKLEQIQERIDKKNQALDALKYSVKPESKVLSILEKEMEWLKSEKRQTEAHLRRTDAWTEHLGKWKATIQSVEVSDEKESLQFMILVHVDEDINAPVQPTSSKNGDSGHANLRKRPSGISSGWVVMRSLNQVHELQRKLRHVSSNLKAIDLPTNFKFFFLKTDRHGQEKAKAQIQKFLNFILEDDHLNGSEAIYTFLSPSSDHLKQSLPSPKKSKFSLSTLFRSDAGKAHEASKATDPFWGLQRDDEDISTYLDGESGGEAKLLAADLDSKDSIAEPMYALMGEIFDMGGVFKWLRKSLISFVQITYGRTINRQIRESVAYLFEESMLHNYFSAILKSFWPGGVLASAYPTRSEDMREMTTTAAKALLTDHIPEVLCNLVGAQAAKRGVLKVFDALQNPAYNKQLFYELLEILMIEFFPEIRQLRVNNANGTKLNTATAGAAAASAAAALVAATASASLPSLNHSGGGHGASTGGHQNHQGASTASGSSAGGSGTAGVGAASHHQSHYHHASHHHQQQHHHSSQTGSSK
- the LOC120456217 gene encoding very-long-chain 3-oxoacyl-CoA reductase, producing MEENNSQVLSLLGGLAIGIVGFQVFRKVLPWIYANVVGPKVFGSSVDLAKMGEWAVVTGSTDGIGKAYAKELARRGLKLVLISRSLEKLNVVAKEIGDKYGVEVRVIDVDFTGGAEIYDKIREKTTGLNVGVLVNNVGISYSHPEYFLDCYKADPKFLRNIVAANIHSVTHMTALFLPGMISQRRGVIINLSSTAGVIPNPLLSVYSSTKAFVNKFSDDLQTEYKEHGILIQSVQPGFVATNMSKIRKASVFAPSPETYVRSALSTLGIATQTAGYLPHALLQLVIHFTEAVFGEQFARNVVLKNILGTRKRALRRLAKEQ